The following proteins are co-located in the Doryrhamphus excisus isolate RoL2022-K1 chromosome 3, RoL_Dexc_1.0, whole genome shotgun sequence genome:
- the si:ch211-63p21.2 gene encoding FH1/FH2 domain-containing protein 1 isoform X1, with product MKDSDQTKDSPPKWDWSLTPTTLPHLCLNTLDFSDLWDEEEVDSTEEEETNSTDERFCGVLAPPPPPPPPLDVKLFLASPKGAANKCATLKLHWRALQSLTPLPRRTRFGTQTIWAGLESVQLDTQWLELLFECKSKSTCLSVACGQRKQATVSVLGMKRSNNITITLSRLPPPHLLPPAIYSMDSSVLDREDIQRLQTLIPTEEELCLIKEAKRQNPNCPLAPAELCLQALGEIPHLISRLQLWAFVLDYDSLEQEIAEPLFHLKLAMEQLVASETFRHILATVLAIGNFLNGCKARGFELSYLGKLSQVRDTHSRQPLLHHVCVLLLQLYPQSSDLYSDLTAVSKAGKCDYSLVQANLDHLGDLCKASWEQVKMLDKAKKCNPAKGEKRRLLKGGGDSLGPDSVLCHRLPHILREIDDRMKVLRAVHRRVVNRFHSFLLFLGYSKTMARETRAEDFCKTISNFSLEFRAARQAILHQRECAAASPGPNASARKGKPPQTHESEQHCRLEAVLRTPESTSRLDVTLPRHRRRMLNVKGPLSTKLKR from the exons ATGAAAGATTCAGACCAAACCAAGGACAGTCCTCCAAAATGGGATTGGTCCCTCACGCCTACCACTCTACCACACCTCTGCCTTAACACTTTAGACTTCTCGGACCTCTGGGATGAAGAAGAAGTGGACAGCaccgaagaagaagaaaccaaCTCGACAGATGAAAGGTTTTGTGGTGTCTTAGcacctccaccacctcctcctcctcctcttgatGTCAAACTCTTCTTGGCTTCCCCAAAGGGTGCTGCCAATAAATGTGCCACCCTGAAGCTTCACTGGAGGGCCCTGCAGAGTTTGACCCCGCTTCCTAGGAGGACTCGTTTTGGGACTCAAACCATTTGGGCCGGGCTGGAGTCAGTCCAGTTGGATACACAATGGCTGGAGTTACTCTTTGAATGCAAAAGCAAGAGCACCTGCTTGAGTGTCGCTTGTGGACAGCGG AAACAAGCGACAGTGTCAGTGCTGGGGATGAAGAGGAGTAACAACATTACCATCACGCTGAGCCGCCTGCCACCCCCACATCTCCTCCCTCCTGCTATATACAGCATGGACAGCAGTGTGCTGGACCGAGAGGATATTCAG CGGCTTCAAACTCTCATCCCAACCGAGGAAGAACTCTGTCTGATCAAGGAGGCTAAAAGACAAAACCCAAACTGTCCTCTAGCCCCAGCCGAGCTCTGCCTTCAAGCTTTAGGGGAGATCCCTCATCTGATCTCCAGGCTTCAGCTATGGGCTTTCGTGTTGGATTATGACTCTTTGGAGCAA GAGATCGCTGAACCACTCTTCCATCTGAAGCTCGCCATGGAGCAGCTGGTAGCTAGCGAGACCTTCAGACACATTCTAGCAACGGTGTTAGCCATTGGTAACTTCCTCAACGGATGTAAG GCTCGTGGTTTTGAGTTGAGTTACCTGGGCAAGCTCTCCCAGGTGAGGGACACACATTCCCGCCAGCCTCTGCTGCATCATGTCTGCGTGCTCCTGCTGCAACTCTACCCACAGTCTTCGGATCTGTACTCGGACCTGACAGCAGTTAGCAAAGCTGGAAAG TGTGACTACTCCCTGGTTCAAGCCAACCTAGACCACCTCGGGGACCTATGCAAGGCATCATGGGAGCAGGTGAAGATGCTGGATAAAGCGAAGAAATGCAACCCAGCAAAGGGGGAGAAGAGGCGACTATTAAAAGGAGGTGGTGATAGCTTGGGACCAGACAGTGTGCTCTGTCACAGGCTTCCACATATCCTGAGGGAGATTGATGACAGGATGAAGGTTCTGAGAGCAGTCCACAGGAGGGTTGTCAACAG gtttcattcattcctcTTGTTCCTGGGCTACTCCAAAACGATGGCACGAGAAACCAGAGCTGAGGACTTCTGTAAAACCATAAGCAACTTTTCTCTCGAGTTCCGGGCTGCTCGGCAAGCCATTCTGCATCAGAGAGAGTGTGCAGCTGCAAGTCCAGGTCCAAACGCTTCTGCAAGAAAAGGAAAACCGCCTCAAACACAT GAAAGTGAGCAACACTGCAGGCTTGAGGCGGTGCTGAGAACACCTGAATCCACCTCCAGGCTGGATGTGACGCTGCCTCGACACCGCAGGAGGATGCTAAATGTCAAAG GTCCACTCTCAACTAAATTGAAGCGGTGA
- the si:ch211-63p21.2 gene encoding FH1/FH2 domain-containing protein 1 isoform X2 has translation MKRSNNITITLSRLPPPHLLPPAIYSMDSSVLDREDIQRLQTLIPTEEELCLIKEAKRQNPNCPLAPAELCLQALGEIPHLISRLQLWAFVLDYDSLEQEIAEPLFHLKLAMEQLVASETFRHILATVLAIGNFLNGCKARGFELSYLGKLSQVRDTHSRQPLLHHVCVLLLQLYPQSSDLYSDLTAVSKAGKCDYSLVQANLDHLGDLCKASWEQVKMLDKAKKCNPAKGEKRRLLKGGGDSLGPDSVLCHRLPHILREIDDRMKVLRAVHRRVVNRFHSFLLFLGYSKTMARETRAEDFCKTISNFSLEFRAARQAILHQRECAAASPGPNASARKGKPPQTHESEQHCRLEAVLRTPESTSRLDVTLPRHRRRMLNVKGPLSTKLKR, from the exons ATGAAGAGGAGTAACAACATTACCATCACGCTGAGCCGCCTGCCACCCCCACATCTCCTCCCTCCTGCTATATACAGCATGGACAGCAGTGTGCTGGACCGAGAGGATATTCAG CGGCTTCAAACTCTCATCCCAACCGAGGAAGAACTCTGTCTGATCAAGGAGGCTAAAAGACAAAACCCAAACTGTCCTCTAGCCCCAGCCGAGCTCTGCCTTCAAGCTTTAGGGGAGATCCCTCATCTGATCTCCAGGCTTCAGCTATGGGCTTTCGTGTTGGATTATGACTCTTTGGAGCAA GAGATCGCTGAACCACTCTTCCATCTGAAGCTCGCCATGGAGCAGCTGGTAGCTAGCGAGACCTTCAGACACATTCTAGCAACGGTGTTAGCCATTGGTAACTTCCTCAACGGATGTAAG GCTCGTGGTTTTGAGTTGAGTTACCTGGGCAAGCTCTCCCAGGTGAGGGACACACATTCCCGCCAGCCTCTGCTGCATCATGTCTGCGTGCTCCTGCTGCAACTCTACCCACAGTCTTCGGATCTGTACTCGGACCTGACAGCAGTTAGCAAAGCTGGAAAG TGTGACTACTCCCTGGTTCAAGCCAACCTAGACCACCTCGGGGACCTATGCAAGGCATCATGGGAGCAGGTGAAGATGCTGGATAAAGCGAAGAAATGCAACCCAGCAAAGGGGGAGAAGAGGCGACTATTAAAAGGAGGTGGTGATAGCTTGGGACCAGACAGTGTGCTCTGTCACAGGCTTCCACATATCCTGAGGGAGATTGATGACAGGATGAAGGTTCTGAGAGCAGTCCACAGGAGGGTTGTCAACAG gtttcattcattcctcTTGTTCCTGGGCTACTCCAAAACGATGGCACGAGAAACCAGAGCTGAGGACTTCTGTAAAACCATAAGCAACTTTTCTCTCGAGTTCCGGGCTGCTCGGCAAGCCATTCTGCATCAGAGAGAGTGTGCAGCTGCAAGTCCAGGTCCAAACGCTTCTGCAAGAAAAGGAAAACCGCCTCAAACACAT GAAAGTGAGCAACACTGCAGGCTTGAGGCGGTGCTGAGAACACCTGAATCCACCTCCAGGCTGGATGTGACGCTGCCTCGACACCGCAGGAGGATGCTAAATGTCAAAG GTCCACTCTCAACTAAATTGAAGCGGTGA
- the si:ch211-63p21.1 gene encoding uncharacterized protein si:ch211-63p21.1 isoform X1: MLRGNSHGLFSSEETSDNDCEVGSRHRGPDVACMCQVTPCPLYSEAHTSSSEAVQCERCGRNPVVMTRYSEGYGTEEECMLSDPQGESDADADIEDTDCRLQEPGTLQRISSRRRKRQRVARQDTTESEDDGGRSHGSHRWNLRLSPDRSQSRTILEESISQVRPLVIKQDKQAEAAKTGQEPLVSPWALPLSSPLVLLFLLVLAAAIASFLLTWIRT, encoded by the exons atgctGCGGGGGAACTCCCACGGCCTCTTTTCCTCAGAAGAGACATCCGACAATGACTGTGAG GTGGGGTCGAGGCACCGAGGTCCAGATGTGGCGTGCATGTGCCAGGTCACTCCCTGCCCGCTTTATTCCGAAGCACACACTTCTTCATCG GAAGCGGTGCAGTGTGAACGCTGTGGAAGAAACCCAGTTGTGATGACCCGCTACTCCGAGGGATACGGAACAGAG GAGGAGTGTATGCTGTCAGACCCTCAGGGGGAAAGTGACGCAGACGCCGACATCGAGGACACTGACTGCAG ACTCCAAGAACCTGGCACCCTGCAGCGAATCAGCTCACGGCGACGCAAACGACAGCGCGTGGCGCGGCAGGATACCACAGAGAGTGAAGATGACGGAGGTCGGAGTCACGGGTCACATCGTTGGAACCTGCGGCTCAGTCCAGATAGGTCACAGAGCCGCACCATCCTGGAG GAGAGCATCTCGCAGGTGAGGCCGCTCGTCATCAAGCAGGACAAGCAAGCGGAAGCGGCTAAAACCGGCCAAGAACCTCTGGTGTCTCCATGGGCGCTGCCCCTCTCGTCCCCGCTTGTCCTTCTCTTCTTGCTCGTCCTCGCTGCCGCCATTGCATCCTTTCTGCTCACATGGATCAGAACCTGA
- the si:ch211-63p21.1 gene encoding uncharacterized protein si:ch211-63p21.1 isoform X2: MTVGSRHRGPDVACMCQVTPCPLYSEAHTSSSEAVQCERCGRNPVVMTRYSEGYGTEEECMLSDPQGESDADADIEDTDCRLQEPGTLQRISSRRRKRQRVARQDTTESEDDGGRSHGSHRWNLRLSPDRSQSRTILEESISQVRPLVIKQDKQAEAAKTGQEPLVSPWALPLSSPLVLLFLLVLAAAIASFLLTWIRT, from the exons ATGACT GTGGGGTCGAGGCACCGAGGTCCAGATGTGGCGTGCATGTGCCAGGTCACTCCCTGCCCGCTTTATTCCGAAGCACACACTTCTTCATCG GAAGCGGTGCAGTGTGAACGCTGTGGAAGAAACCCAGTTGTGATGACCCGCTACTCCGAGGGATACGGAACAGAG GAGGAGTGTATGCTGTCAGACCCTCAGGGGGAAAGTGACGCAGACGCCGACATCGAGGACACTGACTGCAG ACTCCAAGAACCTGGCACCCTGCAGCGAATCAGCTCACGGCGACGCAAACGACAGCGCGTGGCGCGGCAGGATACCACAGAGAGTGAAGATGACGGAGGTCGGAGTCACGGGTCACATCGTTGGAACCTGCGGCTCAGTCCAGATAGGTCACAGAGCCGCACCATCCTGGAG GAGAGCATCTCGCAGGTGAGGCCGCTCGTCATCAAGCAGGACAAGCAAGCGGAAGCGGCTAAAACCGGCCAAGAACCTCTGGTGTCTCCATGGGCGCTGCCCCTCTCGTCCCCGCTTGTCCTTCTCTTCTTGCTCGTCCTCGCTGCCGCCATTGCATCCTTTCTGCTCACATGGATCAGAACCTGA
- the LOC131126384 gene encoding kelch-like protein 33 codes for MEVVNLQLQPDWEQWRREMEDRWKRTWRERVRRWMSEGEDDEETDNEVSEQDEDEGGETESEEFQDLHEEDKEDDLGQGRSAAEDYLEGPRSLTDENLATISSQDELEQGSSVAEDSRSSEDQRKCLQIEEQHDDNRKWRNGMQNTKEEARNALEDEETPAVALWMSHEEEEEEEEEEDESSDGDDEETVSSQDEDEIKMYTKDDHHVEMFHTLASFRDLSQFTDLTLSTKDGRRLHLHSVVMAAISSLVQDCLNNNVHHEEAQERSIFLELDMDHHSLEAIVEFAYTGLISCLENVEQVKAAAQTIGAYRVLEVLKKMEESSTNGDSMSSSQQLAVSLRSTRELWMDGVGCDITIEAVGLSLPVHRVILAASSDFFRGMFNSGMRESTQSHISLPFLSASDLEVLIASSYSGTLPLSWSRVFEISSTSLQLQYQPALSLSLDFLQKELNPHSCLDVASFAKAYQMEKLLEVSDKFVLRQFQKVACTCKFKDLPAKQLLRYLNSRSLCVPSELVVFKAVVAWIQARPKARLKLAKELMKTIYFPLMTFEEFKEVRSVNMWSKHNLVDLYETVWEDFCSNEVDPQCQCRIYLPEQSLVLTGGDQISEDLGRRHISREVWFGNSLMNQTGIRKAMEWRQLGEMPEPSRFCHEVAVLQGKLYVIGGKKYYGTGDTLQCVYRYDPLQNSWQRMADMTQKRNSFSAVVISGSIYAIGGHCDPEYIESVECFSPSANSWSMACPLDLTLSGHVAKVLQDQIFISGGLNNDYPCLASLFVYHPERGCTYLASMSQPRAHHCMETLDDRLYVAGGITLDSNDAAIDQLTCEVYTPASDMWTAFSSLPVPHVGAGSAILEGKLYLLGGYSQEDYSDTKMIHRYDPALLRWENMGKMPGPNNDLRVSLLHLPPHVRK; via the exons ATGGAGGTGGTGAATCTACAGCTCCAGCCCGACTGGGAGCAATGGAGGAGAGAGATGGAAGACAGGTGGAAGAGGACATGGAGGGAGAGGGTGAGGCGATGGATGAGCGAGGGGGAGGATGATGAAGAGACAGACAATGAGGTGAGTGAGCAGGatgaagatgaaggaggagaaaCAGAGAGTGAGGAGTTTCAAGATTTGCATGAGGAAGACAAGGAGGATGATCTGGGGCAGGGAAGGTCAGCTGCAGAAGATTACTTAGAAGGTCCTAGATCTTTGACAGATGAGAACTTGGCAACCATTTCCAGCCAAGATGAACTGGAGCAGGGAAGCTCAGTTGCAGAAGATTCCAGATCTTCCGAAGATCAGCGCAAATGTCTTCAGATAGAGGAACAACATGATGATAACAGAAAGTGGAGAAATGGAATGCAAAATACGAAGGAGGAGGCAAGAAACGCTTTGGAAGATGAAGAGACACCTGCTGTGGCATTGTGGATGAgccatgaagaagaagaagaagaagaagaagaggaggacgagtccagtgatggtgatgatgaggaGACAGTGAGCTCTCAGGATGAAGATGAGATAAAAATGTACACCAAAGACGACCACCATGTGGAGATGTTTCACACTCTGGCATCGTTCCGGGACTTGTCTCAATTCACCGACCTAACTCTGAGCACCAAAGACGGCAGGAGGCTACACCTGCACTCCGTTGTTATGGCAGCCATCAGCTCGCTAGTCCAGGACTGTCTGAACAACAACGTGCACCACGAAGAAGCGCAGGAGCGGTCCATCTTCTTGGAACTAGACATGGACCACCATAGTTTGGAGGCGATTGTAGAATTTGCCTACACTGGACTCATATCCTGCCTGGAGAACGTGGAGCAGGTGAAGGCTGCAGCTCAGACAATCGGTGCCTACAGAGTGTTGGAAGTTCTCAAGAAGATGGAGGAGTCCAGCACAAATGGAGACAGTATGTCTTCTTCACAACAACTCGCCGTTAGTCTTCGATCCACCAGAGAACTCTGGATGGACGGAGTAGGCTGTGACATCACCATAGAAGCAGTTGGATTATCACTTCCTG TCCACAGAGTCATCCTGGCAGCCAGCAGTGACTTTTTCCGAGGAATGTTCAATTCAGGAATGAGAGAGTCCACTCAGTCTCACATCAGCCTTCCGTTTCTATCAGCTTCAGACTTGGAAGTTCTGATTGCTTCCTCCTACAGCGGCACCCTCCCGCTTAGTTGGagtcgcgtgtttgagatcaGCAGCACCTCCCTTCAGCTCCAGTACCAGCCGGCGCTGTCCCTGAGTCTTGACTTCCTGCAGAAGGAACTCAACCCACACTCTTGCCTGGATGTGGCATCCTTTGCCAAAGCCTACCAGATGGAAAAACTTCTGGAAGTCTCTGACAAGTTTGTGTTGAGGCAATTCCAAAAGGTGGCGTGCACCTGCAAGTTCAAGGACCTTCCGGCCAAACAGCTCTTGAGGTACCTGAACAGTCGCTCATTGTGTGTTCCGTCTGAGTTGGTTGTGTTCAAGGCGGTGGTAGCCTGGATCCAAGCCAGACCCAAGGCTAGGCTTAAACTTGCCAAGGAGCTTATGAAGACCATCTACTTCCCACTCATGACCTTTGAGGAATTCAAAGAGGTTCGGTCTGTCAACATGTGGTCCAAGCACAACCTGGTAGACCTGTACGAAACAGTCTGGGAGGATTTCTGCTCCAATGAGGTGGACCCACAATGCCAGTGCCGCATTTATCTGCCAGAACAGAGTCTAGTTCTGACCGGAGGTGACCAAATCTCTGAGGACTTGGGCCGGAGACATATCAGCAGAGAAGTCTGGTTTGGGAATTCCTTGATGAACCAAACGGGAATAAGAAAGGCAATGGAGTGGAGGCAGCTGGGAGAGATGCCAGAGCCTTCCAGGTTCTGTCACGAGGTGGCAGTGCTCCAAGGAAAACTGTACGTGATTGGTGGGAAGAAGTACTACGGTACAGGAGACACCCTGCAGTGTGTTTATAG ATACGACCCGCTTCAAAACAGCTGGCAGAGAATGGCCGACATGACACAGAAGAGAAACTCCTTCTCGGCCGTGGTGATTAGCGGGAGCATTTATGCCATCGGGGGGCACTGTGACCCGGAATACATAGAGAGTGTGGAATGTTTCTCACCTTCGGCCAACTCGTGGAG CATGGCCTGTCCTTTGGATCTAACCCTAAGTGGACATGTGGCAAAAGTGTTGCAAGACCAGATCTTCATCTCCGGAGGCCTGAACAACGACTACCCATGTCTAGCTTCTCTGTTTGTGTATCACCCAGAGAGAGGATGCACCTATCTGGCTAGCATGTCTCAACCACGTGCCCACCACTGCATGGAAACCCTGGATGACCGTCTTTACGTAGCCGGGGGGATCACGTTGGACAGTAACGATGCGGCGATAGACCAGCTCACCTGTGAGGTGTACACTCCCGCAAGTGACATGTGGACGGCTTTCTCGTCCTTGCCGGTGCCTCATGTGGGGGCAGGGAGCGCCATATTGGAGGGGAAGTTGTATCTGCTCGGCGGGTACAGCCAGGAGGACTACAGCGACACCAAGATGATCCACCGCTACGACCCGGCCCTGCTCAGGTGGGAGAATATGGGCAAGATGCCCGGGCCCAACAACGATCTACGGGTGTCTTTGCTACATTTGCCACCACATGTACGCAAGTAG
- the si:ch211-63p21.8 gene encoding kelch-like protein 33 has protein sequence MESNRSGLPAGWEEQWRKEKERRAQVLGEGKEGIERDQRELRRIVAFNDSRLGLMSRMLEQDGSDQGDNLRIYHNESFPCEMFKALTELREGRLLTDLTLTTEDGSRFQAHSTILAAISTVVKKHLMEEVQTFKFGPNQWSLSVDPEVDQVGLQAVIDFAYTGEFLRGDGVTRAARALGVHRLLDLQTSGTKEDPKKNKVQEEMKSTFESVKQLWIDGVGCDVILDVSGASFPVHRVILATSSDYFRGMFTSGMKESRQNHVVLTLEEAPEFGALIGSCYHGYLPLSWDCVFETACTALRFQFQSAIFLCLRFMRQEMGADSCLDVASFAEAYEMSELQEEANDYVLRNFLEVSTNVKFMDLQAEKLLDLICSDGLCVPSELVVFRAVVSWVEADPDERLGHAGHLMNGVRFPLMTFREFREVRAINLRMEAKEVHLYGAAFKEFASTLSVQHQCRVRRPKASLIVVGGDQLNPDVGQRIPSREMWFANSLRCGTGLVKDIEWRKLTEIPSKPVFRHGVATVGERLFVVGGCHFYSKDDVMKSTYSYDCGHDVWKRCADMQEFRSNFSVVVHQRQLYAIGGDKEINTNVDSVEMYDTEADTWSFVRPLDQPLSGQAATILNGGIFISGGFDRRYVCLTSLFLYNPEAGITHLTEMTHDRAQHCMQALRGRLYVAGGVCNLRKFYTDQLACEVYDPSADSWTSFAPLPQPHVGAASAILEENLYILGGYCQEDYSESGLVHRFNCGTQRWENMGKLPAAVTDIKACVLRLPQHLRC, from the exons ATGGAATCGAACAGGAGCGGCTTGCCTGCAGGATGGGAAGAGCAATGGAGGAAAGAGAAGGAAAGGAGGGCGCAAGTCCTCGGAGAAGGCAAGGAGGGCATTGAGCGAGATCAGCGTGAGCTGAGGAGAATCGTGGCTTTCAATGATTCCAGATTGGGGCTGATGAGCAGGATGCTGGAACAGGACGGATCGGATCAAGGCGATAATCTCCGGATTTACCACAACGAAAGCTTTCCTTGTGAGATGTTCAAGGCTCTGACGGAGTTGCGTGAAGGCCGTCTTCTCACAGACCTGACACTGACCACTGAGGATGGGAGCAGGTTCCAGGCGCATTCCACCATCCTTGCTGCTATCAGCACGGTTGTTAAGAAGCACCTGATGGAAGAGGTCCAAACCTTCAAATTCGGACCCAACCAATGGTCCTTGTCTGTGGATCCAGAAGTGGATCAGGTTGGACTACAGGCTGTTATAGACTTTGCCTACACTGGGGAGTTCTTAAGAGGTGACGGCGTAACTCGTGCAGCTCGTGCACTCGGAGTCCACAGACTGTTAGACCTCCAAACATCAGGAACGAAAGAAGATCCTAAAAAGAACAAAGTTCAAGAGGAGATGAAGTCTACATTTGAATCTGTAAAGCAACTTTGGATCGACGGAGTGGGATGTGATGTCATTTTAGATGTGAGCGGTGCTTCGTTCCCTG TCCACAGGGTCATCCTGGCGACAAGCAGCGACTACTTCCGTGGCATGTTCACCAGCGGTATGAAGGAATCCCGTCAAAACCATGTTGTCCTTACTTTAGAAGAAGCTCCAGAGTTTGGTGCTCTGATCGGTTCTTGCTACCACGGGTACCTTCCTCTCAGCTGGGACTGCGTCTTTGAAACAGCCTGCACAGCACTTCGGTTCCAGTTCCAGTCGGCCATCTTCCTCTGTCTGCGATTCATGAGACAGGAAATGGGAGCTGATTCCTGCTTGGATGTGGCTTCTTTTGCCGAAGCTTATGAGATGTCAGAGCTCCAAGAAGAAGCAAATGACTACGTGCTGAGGAACTTCTTAGAAGTATCTACAAATGTAAAGTTCATGGACCTCCAGGCTGAGAAGCTTCTAGACCTGATCTGCAGTGACGGTCTGTGTGTGCCATCTGAGCTGGTGGTCTTTCGAGCTGTGGTCTCCTGGGTGGAGGCGGACCCTGACGAGAGACTGGGCCATGCTGGACATCTTATGAATGGGGTTCGATTTCCTCTAATGACGTTTCGAGAGTTCAGGGAG GTGAGGGCAATTAACCTTCGCATGGAAGCCAAAGAGGTTCATCTGTATGGTGCTGCCTTCAAGGAGTTCGCATCCACTTTGTCGGTGCAGCATCAGTGTCGAGTGAGGCGCCCCAAAGCCTCCCTAATTGTTGTTGGTGGCGACCAGCTCAACCCGGATGTAGGTCAGCGCATACCAAGTCGGGAAATGTGGTTTGCCAACTCCTTGCGCTGTGGAACTGGTCTTGTGAAGGACATTGAGTGGAGGAAGCTGACCGAGATTCCAAGCAAACCGGTGTTCAGACATGGGGTGGCAACCGTCGGTGAGCGGTTGTTTGTGGTTGGAGGATGTCACTTTTATTCCAAGGATGATGTGATGAAATCCACCTACAG CTACGACTGTGGCCATGATGTTTGGAAGAGGTGTGCTGATATGCAGGAATTTCGAAGTAACTTCTCGGTGGTGGTGCACCAACGTCAGCTATATGCCATTGGTGGAGATAAGGAGATCAACACCAATGTGGACAGTGTGGAGATGTATGACACAGAAGCTGACACCTGGAG CTTTGTCCGTCCTCTGGACCAGCCACTAAGTGGCCAAGCTGCCACCATTCTCAATGGAGGGATCTTCATCTCTGGAGGTTTTGACCGCCGGTACGTGTGTCTAACCTCCCTGTTCCTGTACAATCCAGAGGCGGGAATCACCCACCTGACAGAGATGACCCACGACCGAGCCCAACATTGCATGCAGGCACTGCGAGGTCGCCTATACGTAGCCGGCGGCGTGTGCAATCTCCGAAAGTTTTATACCGACCAACTCGCCTGTGAGGTGTACGATCCCAGCGCTGATTCTTGGACATCTTTTGCACCGTTGCCCCAACCTCACGTGGGTGCAGCTTCGGCCATCTTGGAGGAGAACCTGTACATACTAGGAGGGTACTGTCAGGAGGATTACAGCGAATCCGGACTTGTACACCGGTTTAACTGTGGCACGCAGCGCTGGGAAAACATGGGAAAGCTTCCAGCAGCTGTTACTGACATCAAGGCTTGTGTGCTACGACTTCCCCAGCACTTGAGGTGCTAG